In Natranaerobius thermophilus JW/NM-WN-LF, the genomic stretch TCAGCATTACTTAAAAGAAGTAACTGATAAAACAGAAACAGTTGATAAACTAAAGGAAGAAGGTTTCGAAACAATAGAGACTTTAGCAAATACAGCTAGTGAGAATAGTAATTCCATTAAAGAAGTCCGGGCTATCATTAATGAGACTAGAGAGAGCACACAAAAAATTGAAAAAGCAAGTGATATGATTAAAGATATTGCAGAACAAACAAACTTACTCGCTCTAAATGCCAATATTGAAGCAGCACGAGCAGGCGAAGCAGGAAAAGGATTTGCTGTAGTTGCTGACGAAATCCGAAAATTAGCTGAAGAGTCTAATGAATATTCCGAGGAAATATCTATGATTATATCAGAATTAACTACAAAAACCGAAAATGCTGTAAATGCTATGGAAACAGCAGAAAGACTCATGGATAATCAATCTGAAAGTGTAAATGATACTAAAGATAAATTTACAGGTATAGCTGAAGCGATCCAGGCCTCTCAAGAACTGATTAATAAACTGAATAAAACAGGAGAACAGATGGAAGAAAAGAAAAAAGAATTTGTAGATAAACTTCAAAATTTATCATCAATAGCAGAAGAAAATTCTTCATCTACCCAACAAGCATCAGCCTCTGTTGAAGAACAAACTGCATCTATGGATGATATTGCAAAAGCAAGTGAGAAACTAGCACAACTAGCTGAAGATATGCAAGAAGATGTTAATAGATTCAAATTTTAATTGTTTCAACGCTTGTACTACTAATTTTAAAGGTATAAACAACTACTTTCATATCGAGTAAAAAAACGGTGTAAACCTCTCCTGCTCATGAATTACAGAAGGTTTACACCGTTTATTTTATATCTTTTTTAATTGTAAAACTTTACGTTGTAATAAATCCCTACCAAATAATAATTAATGGTGCGGAAGGCGGGATTCGAACCCGCAAGCCCAGCAGGGCACAGCCCCCTCAAGACTGCGTGTATGCCTAGTTCCACCACTTCCGCACAGATAATTTAAAGATTAAATACACATATAATATATATACAAGCCTCAATTATTATACAATTGACTCAACCTAGCTGTCAAGTTTATTCTCCGGCATAAGATTCTTCGTATATTTCGCGATAGCGTTCGTAATCTCTAAGCACATTTTTTACATAATGTTTAGTTTCATTGTAAGGTACATTATCTAATTCTTCATAGCTGCCATCCCATATATTCATTTCCATCCATTGACGAACGTTACCCTGTCCTGCATTATAAGCAGCTAGAGTGACTACTAAATCTTGATCAAATTCTGATAGCAAGTAATCTAAATACCAGCTTCCTAATTCAATATTAGTTTTAGGATCAAACAAGTCATCATGTTCAAAGGAGTTATAAGTGACATTTTGAGCAGCCCAAGCTCCAGTTGTAGGCATAAGCTGCATTAATCCCATGGCCCCTTGATTTGAAATAGCTTTTTCATCAAACTTACTTTCAACTTTTATAATTGCAAATAGTAAATAAGGATCTAATTCATGATCTTCAGCTATAGAATAAACTTCCTCTTGAAAATGTTTAGGATACAGATATTCCCAAATTCTGGGCATTGCAAACCAATATGTTAACAAAGCTGTTATAATTATTATAACTAACGCAATTAAATATCTTTTACGTGAATTTTGCAAATTCATTATTAAAGACACCTCTAATATCGATTTCTGTTCATATTGTATTACAAACTATCTCGATTTACTATAGCAATTTTGAATAAATCTGCTTGACCTGCAATTCTGTCTCTTCAAAAGTGCCAGAATTATCTATTACTCGATGGGCTAATTGCTTCTTTTTATCCAATGACATTTGAGCATTTATCCTATCACGAGCTTGTTGAGTTGTAAGTCCATTACGTTCCTTTAACCTTTTTAATTGTGTGTGATAATCTACCCATATTACCCAACTTTCATCATATTGCTTTTCTTGACCTGTTTCAAATAGCAAAGCTATTTCAACTACTACGAGTTTATTCTGGTTTTCAGCCTGAAATTTAGAAATCTCTTGTTTCAATCTTTCGTTAATTTTAGGATGCAAAATAGCCTCTAATTTTTGCTTTGCCTGCTTATCGCTAAAAACTTTTTCCCCAAGTTTTGCCCGATTGAGACAGCCTTCTTCCGTAAAGTATTCATGGCCAAACGCCTGACATATTTCATCTAAAACCGGAGAATCCTTTTCAGTAAGTTCTTTAGATATTTTATCTGCGTCTATAGTTGCGGCACCTAATTCTGAAAGTATTTGCATAACTGTAGATTTTCCTGAAGCAATACCACCGGTTAATCCTACAATCATAATAATCATCCTTTTCACTGTAGTATTATTGTTTTCTTAATCTTAGGCGCTGATAAATATATAGTTATAGATACTGTAAAATATTTGATTAAACAGATTCTTGCGGGTTTGATAGGTATTTTGACAGGTATAAAGAAATTTTCCAATTTAGAAAAAGTTCAATAAACCCAACATAATTAAAATAATGCCTGGTAAAAAAGCGACTTTAGACCGATCCACTTTTGAAAATAGATTAAACCCAAAGTTAACTCCCATAGGAACAAAAATAAACTTGCATAAGCCTACAAAAAATGGAGTAATTATTGAGTGAAAGCCCATTAAAGAAGCAGCAAAACCCGCACTAAATGCATCCATAGCTAGTGCGATCCCTAAAATAATTGCCTCCTTTAATGATATCACACCAGAACTATCTAAATCAGCCTTTATAGGATCATCCATCACATTTTCTATAATATTTTTTCTATCAGCCTGATCATTTTCTTCTTGATGATATGCTTTGGAAGTAATAGCTAAATTTTGAATGATGAACCAAAAACCTAAAACTACTAATATAACGCCCCCCATTATCTCAGCGATACCTGGTGAAATTAAATCGGCAACTATCCTGCCAAAAAACATAGATATGGCAATGGATATTGCCGATGTTACACTTAATAATAGCAAAGAGCTTAGTGGTATCTTAATATTTTTTAATCCATAAGCAAAACCAGCTGCCAATCCGTCTAAACTCACAGCCAGTGATAATGCCACTAAAGGAAAAAGCTCCGGCATTTGTTTCCCCCCTAAAACTAGACAGTTAATAATAATATATGGGAGGAACAAAGCCGGAGTGCATGTCCTTTATTCTGTTTAAAGGGGTTGGCAGTTTGGACAATAATAGGTGCCTCTATTGGCAACTTTTGTTTTTTGAACTTCTCTACGGCAAATCAGGCATTCTTCTTTGTTCCTATTAAAAACCTTTAATAGGTCCTGAAAATTACCCTTATTACCTTCCGAATCACGGTAGTCGCTAAAAGTTGTTCCACGATATTTTATTCCCAGTTCTAATATTTGTATTATTGTTTTATACAAACTCCCAACTTCCTGTTCTGTTAACTCTTCGCCCTTTCGAGCCGGATGAATCCCAGATGCAAATAAGACTTCATCCGCATAAATATTTCCTATACCTGCCACTAGTTTTTGGTCTAAGAGAATACCTTTAATGGGCTTTTTTGATTTTTTCACACCTTTATAAAAGTCCTCGTAATCAAACTCTTCACTTAAGGGTTCAGGTCCTAAGTTAGCCAAACCTTTCCAGTAGAATTCTTCTCCTTGATTAACTAGAGCCATAGTACCGAACTTTCTTTGATCATGGAATTCTAAAGTAATACCAGATTGTAATTGAAATAAACATCGAAGATGCCGGTATTCTTGGATGATTTCCTCATCATCTAAATGATTGTGAGACTTCTCGACCTCGTTGTTTTTTAAGATCAATCTACCAGTCATTCGCAAGTGTATAATTATCACTTTTACTTGATCCTTCATTTTGCCATTACATGACACATAAATCAGAAGATATTTTCCCCGCCTCTTTACATCTTTAATCTGATTAGAAATTACACTTTCCTTAAAATCCTCGGGACTCATGTTTTGTAACATTCCTGGAAAATATATTTCTACCCGACTTATTCTATCACCGGTCAGATCCGAAAGGAGACTCTTTTTAATTGTTTCTACCTCAGGTAATTCGGGCACGAAAATCACTCTCCTGATTGATAAGGATTTAAATCGTACCAGTTTGGTCCAGTTTTTAGATCAACGGTTAGAGGGACTTTTAATTCAATGATATTTTCCATTATTTCTTTAACTTTAGTGGCAACATCTGATAGAACTTCTTTATTAATTTCTAATATTAATTCGTCGTGGACCTGTAAAAGCAAAGCGGCCTTATCAAGTAAGTCCTGTTTTTCCAATTCCTTTTCCACTTTTACCATAGCGTCTTTAATGATATCAGCAGCAGTACCTTGAATAGGCGTATTAATGGCTGTTCTTTCAGCAGCGGACCTAATATTGAAATTTCTGTGGCTTATATCTGGTAAGTTTCTTCTTCGATTGTACAAAGTTTCAACATAACCATTCATCTTAGCTTGGTTAACTATTTGATCCATATACTCTTTGACTCCCGAAAATCTTGTTAAATAGTTGTCAATATAAGTTTTAGCTTGTTTTCTCGAAATCCCCAGTTGTCTTGATAATCCATAATCACTTATCCCGTACACAATTCCAAAATTGACAGCTTTCGCATGGGATCTCATCTCCCTAGTAACCTGTGTTGATTCTACTTCAAAGACCTGGGCTGCTGTCTGTGTATGAATATCTTGCTGTTCTTGAAAAGCCTGAATTAAATTAGTATCTTCTGAAACATGGGCTAGAATTCTCAACTCTATTTGGGAATAATCAGCAGCCAAGAACAACTGATCGCTATTTTGTATCACAAATCCCTTTCTGATTTTACGACCCTCTTCTAATTTTATTGGTATATTTTGTAAGTTAGGATCTGTACTACTGAGCCTTCCTGTAGCAGTAATTGTTTGATTATAAGTTGTATGGATTTTACCGGTTGTTTTAGAAATCAAGTCTTTTAGTCCAACCAAGTAGGTCGTCTTTAATTTATGTAACTGGCGATAGTCTAATAGCAGCTTGCAAATCTCATAGTCATGAGACAAAGTTTCTAATGTTTTAGCATCGGTAGAATAACCAGTCTTTGTTTTCTTAACAACTGGTAGTTGAAGTTTCTCAAATAAAATATAACCTAGCTGTTTGGGAGAATTTAAATTAAACTCTTCCCCTGCAATTTCAAATATTTTAGTGCTGATCTCAGACAGCCTATGATCAATATTTGCTTCCATTTCCGTCAGAACCCTTGCATCTACTTTAATACCTCTAAATTCCATTCTTGCCAGTATAAAAGCTAATGGTAACTCGATATTCTTGTATAATTGCCATTGATTTCTTTCCTGTAATATATCTTCTAAAGGAGAAATCAAATCCAACAAGATTGCTCCTCTCTCGCAAACAGCTTGCCAATCTTGACCATAAGGCGTTAAGTCAAATTGTCCATAATACCTATTCATCATGTCTTCAATGGAATGTGGAGCTTCAGTAGGTTCTAACAAATAAGCCATTAGTTCGGTATCATAAAATAAAAATTTATTTGTATCTAAATCGTAAAGATCAAGTTCTGTATTGTTTTTAAATAAATGCCAAATCCTCTTAATGTTATAGGAAGCTATTTTTAATTTTGGTGCATCCTCTGTTTCAGTTCCTTTGTCATTCCCTTTTATCAGTTTAGGCGCAATAGTTTCAGCTAACACCTGACTAAG encodes the following:
- a CDS encoding lytic transglycosylase domain-containing protein, which gives rise to MNLQNSRKRYLIALVIIIITALLTYWFAMPRIWEYLYPKHFQEEVYSIAEDHELDPYLLFAIIKVESKFDEKAISNQGAMGLMQLMPTTGAWAAQNVTYNSFEHDDLFDPKTNIELGSWYLDYLLSEFDQDLVVTLAAYNAGQGNVRQWMEMNIWDGSYEELDNVPYNETKHYVKNVLRDYERYREIYEESYAGE
- the coaE gene encoding dephospho-CoA kinase (Dephospho-CoA kinase (CoaE) performs the final step in coenzyme A biosynthesis.) — protein: MIVGLTGGIASGKSTVMQILSELGAATIDADKISKELTEKDSPVLDEICQAFGHEYFTEEGCLNRAKLGEKVFSDKQAKQKLEAILHPKINERLKQEISKFQAENQNKLVVVEIALLFETGQEKQYDESWVIWVDYHTQLKRLKERNGLTTQQARDRINAQMSLDKKKQLAHRVIDNSGTFEETELQVKQIYSKLL
- the ytaF gene encoding sporulation membrane protein YtaF; its protein translation is MPELFPLVALSLAVSLDGLAAGFAYGLKNIKIPLSSLLLLSVTSAISIAISMFFGRIVADLISPGIAEIMGGVILVVLGFWFIIQNLAITSKAYHQEENDQADRKNIIENVMDDPIKADLDSSGVISLKEAIILGIALAMDAFSAGFAASLMGFHSIITPFFVGLCKFIFVPMGVNFGFNLFSKVDRSKVAFLPGIILIMLGLLNFF
- the mutM gene encoding DNA-formamidopyrimidine glycosylase, translating into MPELPEVETIKKSLLSDLTGDRISRVEIYFPGMLQNMSPEDFKESVISNQIKDVKRRGKYLLIYVSCNGKMKDQVKVIIIHLRMTGRLILKNNEVEKSHNHLDDEEIIQEYRHLRCLFQLQSGITLEFHDQRKFGTMALVNQGEEFYWKGLANLGPEPLSEEFDYEDFYKGVKKSKKPIKGILLDQKLVAGIGNIYADEVLFASGIHPARKGEELTEQEVGSLYKTIIQILELGIKYRGTTFSDYRDSEGNKGNFQDLLKVFNRNKEECLICRREVQKTKVANRGTYYCPNCQPL
- the polA gene encoding DNA polymerase I codes for the protein MNSNDYQANDKFVVIDGNSLLNRAFYALPLLQTKQGFFTNAIYGFTTMLLKLVQDESPNYLAVVFDTKAKTFRHHKFPEYKGHRDKAPDEMRPQMPMLKELLEAMNINYFEKDGYEADDLIGAFTKIAKQEDKETMVVTGDKDLLQLLDDKTTILLTKKGITQMESYDGEKVKEEFGVNVDKLIDLKALTGDKSDNVPGVPGVGKKTALKLLNNYGDLEKLYKSLDGVGGKLQSKLADNKDKAFLSKELVTIDCEESLIENLDWNQLSKFEIASPKARELLQEWEMNSILERLPASDEEQKKDQSPVNEGKTSSFNWDNFYYISEFPHENSDNLESELEKFIQDGNHKMALYRHLPKKLSTAKQKDSYPEPEGGLVVSINDLIFYVPEKLLSQVLAETIAPKLIKGNDKGTETEDAPKLKIASYNIKRIWHLFKNNTELDLYDLDTNKFLFYDTELMAYLLEPTEAPHSIEDMMNRYYGQFDLTPYGQDWQAVCERGAILLDLISPLEDILQERNQWQLYKNIELPLAFILARMEFRGIKVDARVLTEMEANIDHRLSEISTKIFEIAGEEFNLNSPKQLGYILFEKLQLPVVKKTKTGYSTDAKTLETLSHDYEICKLLLDYRQLHKLKTTYLVGLKDLISKTTGKIHTTYNQTITATGRLSSTDPNLQNIPIKLEEGRKIRKGFVIQNSDQLFLAADYSQIELRILAHVSEDTNLIQAFQEQQDIHTQTAAQVFEVESTQVTREMRSHAKAVNFGIVYGISDYGLSRQLGISRKQAKTYIDNYLTRFSGVKEYMDQIVNQAKMNGYVETLYNRRRNLPDISHRNFNIRSAAERTAINTPIQGTAADIIKDAMVKVEKELEKQDLLDKAALLLQVHDELILEINKEVLSDVATKVKEIMENIIELKVPLTVDLKTGPNWYDLNPYQSGE